The genomic interval AAAACGCGTTGGCCGCAAATTTCATTACGTGCGACAGTTTCCAGCGACGACCGGCGACTGACTGTGAACGGAAAATGGGATCGCTTCGGGTTGGTTTGGGTTTTCTGGCTGCCACTGTGGGTGACGCGGGTTGTGGCGCGTGTGAAATGCTTTTTGTGgcaattaaatatgcaaaagtaGTTACTCACACACGCAGAGCCATTGCTCTTCTGCTGTATGCTCCGGCATAATATAacttaatatttaatcaaatttgggCTTCGTCGCTGACAGTTTCagagaaataacaaaaatatgaaactcaCTTAAGGGTTTTTCGATGTTCACAAGTGCGGAGATGGTATCGAGCCAGATACGTcttaaaagcatttaaaagtTTCTTTGCAACATGTTTCCCAACTATAATAATCAACATGTTTTCCacgttttttcatttttgcaggaGGTTGGTAGTATTATTGGTAAAAAGGGTGAAATTGTCAACAGATTTCGTGAAGAGGTAAGTTCCTCCAAAAAGTTTTAACAAATCCGCAACTTATTCGCTATTTCTCCCCCAGTCTGGTGCCAAAATCAACATTTCGGATGGGTCATGCCCGGAACGTATTGTGACTGTGTCTGGTACAACTAATGCAATCTTTTCGGCATTTACGCTCATTACAAAGAAGTTCGAAGAGGTATGTGTGCGGTACAACTGGGCATTCCCTATTATAGTCAACtccatacacacacaaacacacacaccctaCTTTCCAATTCACATTACTAACTTCTGACCCGTTTCAGTGGTGCTCGCAGTTCAATGATGTAGGTAAAGTTGGAAAAACTCAAATACCcattcgattgattgtgccCGCCAGTCAATGTGGATCGTTAATTGGTAAGCGGATTAGAAACATAACCAGTAATCACCACTAATGCCATCAATTCGCACTCGGGACAGGCAAGAGTGGTTCAAAGATCAAGGAAATTCGTCAGACCACGGGCTGCTCCATCCAAGTGGCCAGTGAAATGCTACCCAATTCCACAGAGCGGGCGGTAACTTTGAGCGGCAGTGCCGAGCAGATCACCCAGTGCATCTATCAGATATGTCTTGTCATGTTGGAGGTGAGTTTGCTATACACTATTCAGGAACTACTCCAAATAGGGTTTCAGTCGACGAAGTTTATTAGAAGTTTCCTTTTATTTCcgtaaatttatatttcttttatttaaacagTCCCCACCACGCGGTGCTACCATCCCGTACCGACCAAAACCGCAGGTTACTGGCCCCGTCATCCTGGCCAATGGACAGGCTTTTACCATCCAAGGAAACTACGCAGTGCCCACACAAGAGGTATGTAGGTGGACGTCTGGCCGAATTCGCACCCAGAAAACTAGGCTATACGTGTTGTTAAGATCAGTGAACAGTGTTGTGTACTCTATTGCCACCGCAGCTATATATCTCGCTCTGTCTCAATCTTAACCGACCCCACATGAGTCCAGCTAAACAATTTCGTATCTATTTGAGTTTGTCCCGTCCAAGCCCAACTATCTTTTTGGTTACTGCGCGACTTCACTTTCTATTTATCCTTATAATATTTCTTTAGTTTATGTCATTATGTTTCTCTGTCCATATTTTTCTCTCTCTTGTGTTTCCGCCGAATATCCACTGCCAGTTTCCCTTGTTCTATAGACCCCGATaattatttgctatttgcaaCACCGTCCACAAGTCCCTCCCCTCTTTTTCCTAAATCTCTTCACTTGGAGACCCCTGATTGCAGTCCATAGAAAAAACTCTTTGTGACCCTTTTCTGACCCTTCTAAGCCCAAACCTCACAATCTACTGTACCGATTACCGTTAAAGATACCGATTCTAAAACCAATACCGAACCGATTACCGCTCCCAATCGTCGTACCCATGAGGttcatatattttcaagtccAAGTGGTGATCCCGAACAGTAAACTAATGTGTTAACAAACTTTACAGCCATCGCATCGCCGATTATAATTAacgaaattatttaaaataaactttaaaatatgtaattttgttttgcttttagtttCTTTTGCACTCTCTTCTCTCAGGTTAAGAGCGTGTGTCTGCGAGGAGAGTGCGTGCGCGTTTGGTCTCTCTTTTAGACTGTCCCGGCACCTGTCTCTGTCTCGCTGTGAGAGTCTGCGAGAGTGTCCGGGAATCTCCGAGAATCTCCGAGAATCGAATCCGCAGCATCTTGAGGGAAGAATCCTCGGGTTTCTTCCACCTCAGAGAAAAGTGTTCAAGGCGTGGCGAGGCGAGTGAGTTCGTGTGAAAGAAAGAATGGCTCGCGGGGAGCGGGGGCTCGAACTCTCTCTCTTCACTCTCTGCTCAGTCTCTCTGTGTCTCTAAGTTCTGTTCTGAAGAGGGCTCGCTGGCAGCGTGTGCTAAGAAGTATGTTCAAACTACACTAGTCCACCTTTCTCTCCAAACCCCATCTACGTACATGTATCCGCCATAACTATCCAACCCGAACTTAAAGTAAACATCTATTAAACAAATCCTCGACACAACAAGATCTACATAAATATGAGCTCCTAAAAACTCTTTAAGCGCCAGCTTACTAATCGTATCGTaatgaatattaaataattcaacTCCCATCTTTATATTACTATATTCACTTATTTGCCATAGACCTGCGTTCTCTTGATATCTCTCTTGATTTTCGTGTAGTACAGTCAATcattaaagtatatatttctCTACAACGGACAAGTCCATAGTCAATAAAACTGTGGAGCTCacctcataaataaataaagagcaGCTGCTTATTTAGATGAGTTTTCTCGAGAACAACAATGCCAATAGTCATTTTAAGAACAGCATACTTTTCCAATACCATCCTGTCCAAACCCAACATGTCTTACACTCTAATACTCTCTCGTCACTATCTTTTCATCCTAATCTATAAATATTGTTTGTAACTCGTTAAAAAATCCCATGTCCAAATCGAATTTTGTGCTCTACAGAACGCAGGAAATAGCAAACAACAGctaaaacaaacagcaaacaaattaaattccatGCAATCCAATTCAGGCCCTAGTACAGTTAGTTCCGTCCACTAGAGTACAGTGCAGTTCAGCACTGTAAAGTTTAGTTCTCCGACCTTCAGAGCCCCCTCGCCAGCCATTGCCCcaacgaaaaataaaagtttctcaaaactaaaacagacaaagtttttgttgtcgcatcaaattcaattaatgtccaaaaacaaatgtaataaatcaaaaactaGCTGTATCATCCACTTGCGATATCTCTCCGTCTCTTTTCCACAAATCGCTCTCTTTCTCACTCTCTCCTCCTGGTCCTGGTTATTGTCGGTGTTGGTTTACAATTCGTTAGCCTAATACAGGCAGTAGTGTGCAAGCCCCCACAGTTGTCAATTTCGTCCACAATGGGTACTGTTTTCGAGGGTTAACTTTTTGAGCTGCAGTAAATTGCATTTCTATAAAGTAGAGTACCCAATGTGATTTTGCTTTGTGATAGCAGCATAGGCAGTTGGCAACTGTACCTCATCCCTTACGAATCTGTCGGCATTGGTTGTTGTATGAACCTCCAAACCCTTGGATCATCAGAGCCCTAAAACCGAACCCTCGAAGTCAAAGTATAAACCCCCTTAGATGTCAGCATTTTGTTCGTCCATCCCCCTGATATCATTTAACTTTGTTCTGCGTTGCAACGAACCCCGTTGAGAATCCCCGCCTCCACACCAGAAACTGCACACACGCCTCGAAAGCTTTCTAAAAGAGTTTCTCTAGCGATAGGTCTATATTTAAACATGTATCTGATAAGCTTACATCTCTTCATAGCAACTACAAAGTTAAGATCTTAACCAACTTGCTCTGAAAGACATTTATTTGTGGTATACAATATTCGTTCTTCTACTTTTCTTTCTTCCTTGGCCACATAATTTGAAtcgaaaaacacacaaaacacaattGTAATTCCACACATGcacaccaaacacacacacataaccGTAAtgatcaatcaatcaatcgaaCATAGACCTGTCCAGTATTTCCACTTGCCCTGGCTACCGGCGGCCTACATGCTGGTATCTCAGGCTTGGCGGATCCTTTATTAAAGGGGGCACATTTACAAGGAGCGATACCAGCACACCACCATCACCTACAGCAAATGCCCGATGTGAGTTTTAAGCTATCGATGCGATTCGGTTCA from Drosophila yakuba strain Tai18E2 chromosome 3L, Prin_Dyak_Tai18E2_2.1, whole genome shotgun sequence carries:
- the LOC6535120 gene encoding poly(rC)-binding protein 3 isoform X17; its protein translation is MEDNNTSSSAGGASIKHEDPSVTLTIRLIMQGKEVGSIIGKKGEIVNRFREESGAKINISDGSCPERIVTVSGTTNAIFSAFTLITKKFEEFNDVGKVGKTQIPIRLIVPASQCGSLIGKSGSKIKEIRQTTGCSIQVASEMLPNSTERAVTLSGSAEQITQCIYQICLVMLESPPRGATIPYRPKPQVTGPVILANGQAFTIQGNYAVPTQEVAKNPLASLAALGLAGMNPASTGGINHTALAALAGSQLRTANPANRAQQQQHEMTVSNDLIGCIIGKGGTKIAEIRQISGAMIRISNCEEREGGNTDRTITISGNPDSVALAQYLINMRISMETAGLPIPGYHYIAPSAIVKTPIH
- the LOC6535120 gene encoding poly(rC)-binding protein 3 isoform X13 yields the protein MEDNNTSSSAGGASIKHEDPSVTLTIRLIMQGKEVGSIIGKKGEIVNRFREESGAKINISDGSCPERIVTVSGTTNAIFSAFTLITKKFEEWCSQFNDVGKVGKTQIPIRLIVPASQCGSLIGKSGSKIKEIRQTTGCSIQVASEMLPNSTERAVTLSGSAEQITQCIYQICLVMLESPPRGATIPYRPKPQVTGPVILANGQAFTIQGNYAVPTQETCPVFPLALATGGLHAGISGLADPLLKGAHLQGAIPAHHHHLQQMPDVAKNPLASLAALGLAGMNPASTGGINHTGSAPAALAALAGSQLRTANPANRAQQQQHEMTVSNDLIGCIIGKGGTKIAEIRQISGAMIRISNCEEREGGNTDRTITISGNPDSVALAQYLINMRISMETAGLPIPGYHYIAPSAIVKTPIH
- the LOC6535120 gene encoding poly(rC)-binding protein 3 isoform X15, coding for MEDNNTSSSAGGASIKHEDPSVTLTIRLIMQGKEVGSIIGKKGEIVNRFREESGAKINISDGSCPERIVTVSGTTNAIFSAFTLITKKFEEWCSQFNDVGKVGKTQIPIRLIVPASQCGSLIGKSGSKIKEIRQTTGCSIQVASEMLPNSTERAVTLSGSAEQITQCIYQICLVMLESPPRGATIPYRPKPQVTGPVILANGQAFTIQGNYAVPTQEVAKNPLASLAALGLAGMNPASTGGINHTGSAPAALAALAGSQLRTANPANRAQQQQHEMTVSNDLIGCIIGKGGTKIAEIRQISGAMIRISNCEEREGGNTDRTITISGNPDSVALAQYLINMRISMETAGLPIPGYHYIAPSAIVKTPIH
- the LOC6535120 gene encoding poly(rC)-binding protein 3 isoform X16, with the protein product MEDNNTSSSAGGASIKHEDPSVTLTIRLIMQGKEVGSIIGKKGEIVNRFREESGAKINISDGSCPERIVTVSGTTNAIFSAFTLITKKFEEWCSQFNDVGKVGKTQIPIRLIVPASQCGSLIGKSGSKIKEIRQTTGCSIQVASEMLPNSTERAVTLSGSAEQITQCIYQICLVMLESPPRGATIPYRPKPQVTGPVILANGQAFTIQGNYAVPTQEVAKNPLASLAALGLAGMNPASTGGINHTAALAALAGSQLRTANPANRAQQQQHEMTVSNDLIGCIIGKGGTKIAEIRQISGAMIRISNCEEREGGNTDRTITISGNPDSVALAQYLINMRISMETAGLPIPGYHYIAPSAIVKTPIH
- the LOC6535120 gene encoding poly(rC)-binding protein 2 isoform X12, producing the protein MEDNNTSSSAGGASIKHEDPSVTLTIRLIMQGKEVGSIIGKKGEIVNRFREESGAKINISDGSCPERIVTVSGTTNAIFSAFTLITKKFEEWCSQFNDVGKVGKTQIPIRLIVPASQCGSLIGKSGSKIKEIRQTTGCSIQVASEMLPNSTERAVTLSGSAEQITQCIYQICLVMLESPPRGATIPYRPKPQVTGPVILANGQAFTIQGNYAVPTQETCPVFPLALATGGLHAGISGLADPLLKGAHLQGAIPAHHHHLQQMPDVAKNPLASLAALGLAGMNPASTGGINHTGELSASAARCQTDFQSNLGSAPAALAALAGSQLRTANPANRAQQQQHEMTVSNDLIGCIIGKGGTKIAEIRQISGAMIRISNCEEREGGNTDRTITISGNPDSVALAQYLINMRISMETAGLPIPGYHYIAPSAIVKTPIH